One genomic region from Bactrocera tryoni isolate S06 chromosome 3, CSIRO_BtryS06_freeze2, whole genome shotgun sequence encodes:
- the LOC120770668 gene encoding ATP-dependent DNA helicase PIF1-like: protein MAKVLQQTRLIIWDECTMAHKKSLEALDRSMQDLRNNKNRFGGAMILLAGDFRQILPVVPRSTPADELNACLKSSILWKYIKTLKLSINMRVELQEDQSEEVFSKQLLDIGNGIIAVDTSSGYITFPTNFCNFCESKTELMEMVFPNIAQNYVNHIWLSERVILAAKNVDVNEMNFHIQEKIAGEWKNYKSVDSITNEDKVVNYPTEFFNSLELPGLPPFNLKLKIGSVIIMLRNINPPRLCNGTWLGVLKLLNNVIEATILKGKYKGEDF, encoded by the coding sequence ATGGCCAAAGTGCTGCAGCAAACAAGACTGATCATTTGGGATGAATGTACGATGGCACACAAAAAATCTTTGGAGGCATTAGATCGCTCGATGCAAGATTTACGAAATAACAAAAACCGGTTTGGTGGTGCAATGATACTATTGGCAGGTGATTTTCGACAAATATTGCCAGTTGTTCCACGCTCAACGCCAGCTGATGAACTGAATGCCTGTTTGAAGTCGTCCATTTTATGGAAATACATTAAAACACTTAAATTAAGTATAAACATGAGAGTCGAATTACAGGAAGACCAGTCTGAAGAAGTGTTTTCCAAACAACTGCTCGATATTGGTAATGGTATTATTGCTGTTGATACATCATCTGGATACATTACATTCCCTACcaatttttgtaacttttgtGAATCAAAGACCGAACTCATGGAGATGGTTTTCCCAAACATTGCTCAAAATTACGTAAATCACATTTGGTTAAGCGAACGTGTTATATTGGCCGCAAAAAATGTTGATGTGaatgaaatgaattttcatATTCAAGAGAAAATAGCTGGCGAATGGAAGAATTACAAATCAGTTGATTCCATTACTAATGAAGATAAAGTTGTCAATTATCCaacagaattttttaattcgctggaaTTGCCCGGATTACCACCTTttaatctgaaattaaaaatcgGATCAGTAATTATTATGTTACGGAACATAAACCCGCCACGTCTGTGTAATGGTACCTGGCTCGGGGTGTTGAAATTATTGAACAACGTTATCGAAGCCACAATTTTGAAAGGGAAGTACAAAGGCGAAGATTTTTAA